The Halobaculum magnesiiphilum genome contains the following window.
CGTCTACGTCGACGGCCCGATCGTGAAGGCGCTCCTTTGTTCCCAAGAGCGGCCGGTCGTGGTCATCCTAGACGAGGTGAACCGGGCACCCTTCCACCGGAAGTCGTCACTCCAGCCGTTCCTCGACCACCGCGGGCAGGCGACGATCGAGTTACGCGGCGGTGAAGTGATCGAGGGCGACCCGGAGAACATCATCACGATCGCGACGATGAATGAGGGCGCCGAGTACGAGACCTACCAGATGGACCCTGCCGAGCGGCGGCGCCACGGGAACACGTGGGAGGTGCCGTACCTCGGGCTGATCGACCGCGACCGCGAGGCGTCGATCGTCGCCGACCGCACGCCCGTGGACATGGACCTGGCGCGGCTACTCGTAGACGGCGCGAACGATGTCCGCCGACTCGCGACTGAGGACGACACGTCGCCGGTCACGACCGGGATCACTACCTCTACCCTGCTCGAATGGGCAAAGACCGCCGCAGCCTACCGCTCGGCCGGGCACGAGAGTCCCGTTGAGCACGCCGCGCGGACCGCGGTCGTCGAGCCGCACTTCGACGAGCACGAAGGCCCCGAGGTGTACCCGGTCCTCCTCGATAACCTGCACGCGGTGGTCCCGGCGTGAAGTTCGACGATGCCGAGGTCGGCGAACTCGTCGACTTTCACCTCGGGTTGCTTCCGGACGACGCCGATCCGGACGAGCAGCCGATGCTGCTTCCTGGCGGCGAGGAGTCAGACGAGGAGCCGGAGGGCGACGAGGAGTCGCTGGGCGTGGGCGTGCTGTCCACAGGCGATCTCGATGAGGAGGACGAGGACGACGACAGCGATCCGTCCGAGTTTCTTGAGGGTACCTGGGAAGACGACCCCGAGGACGTGGACGCCGAGGCCGTCGACACACTCGACGATCGCGACAAGCGCGTCGCTGACTACGACGGCGACGCGCCCAACGGCGAGATCCGCCAGTACCTCCGTGAGACTGGTCTCGCGACCGACGTGCAGGAGGCGCTCGCCGAGATCGGCACCGAAGAGCACGACGAGCCCGCGCCGCGCGGGTCGGTGCTTGACCTGAAGAACGTGATCCGGCGCGTCGCCGGCGACACGACCGTCGACGAGCTGTACCGCCAGCGTCGTGAGCGGCCGGGTGACGACGTGGCGGTCGGCGTCTCCGTCGACATGTCCGGGTCGATGAGCAAGGCCGAGCGCGACGCGAAGGCCGCGATCGGCGCGTTTCTGTTCGGCGTGCAGCAGTTCGGCGGCGAGGTCGTCGCGAACGCGTGGCAGGGGCACGGCGAGATATCGCACATTACCGGATCTTACGAACGGTTCGAGTGGCGCCACCTCGACACGGTGTCGCCCGGCGGCGCCGACCCGATCGCGAAAGGGATGCTTGAGTGTGCGCGCCTGCTCGAACGCACGCGCCCGCAAGAGCAACTCCTCGTCGTCATCACCGACGGGAAGCCGACGGTCACCTCCCGCGACGACGGGGACTACTCCTCGGCCGTCGACGAGGCCGCCGACACCGTCACCGAACTTCGATCGCGCGGGCTCATTGTCGTCGGGTTCGGCTTTGGCTCAGTGAAACCGGAGAACCTCGAAGCGATGTTCGGCGCCGACGGCTACCGCCACGTCGACATCGAGGACCTGGCCGACGGCCTTGTCGAGTTCTTCGCCGAGCAGGTCGGCGCGCGGTCGCCGGCGATGGTGTAACCGGGGATCTGGCAGCACTACCAATCTCACCGTGCGCTGCCCACGGCTCCGGATCTTGCGTTTTCGACCGATAGTCATCATGATCATCATCACAACGACAGGCCTGACGGCCGCCGCGAGGTGGCTGTGATGGGCTACGAGACGAACAGCTACCAGATCGATGTCCCGAGCGACCTCTGGGACGCCTTCCACCGCATCCACGACGACCGCGACCGGATCAACGCGCCGATCGTCGAACTGATCGCGGAGGACGTGGACGAACAGCTTCCTCCCGACGCTGACCCCGGGGTCGAGGAGACGATCAACCGGATCCGCGGAGGGACTGATGGCGCTTGATGCGCTGCGCACGCGTCTCGGTATCGGTGGCCGGCGCCGCCGGTTCATCGACATCGAAGACGTCCGCGACCTCGAGGAGATCTCTGACCCCGAAACGACGAGCGACGAGTCGGGTACGTCCGTCCGCGAGTGGGCGATGCGCCATCCCGCATGGGCGGTCGTCTCCGGACTGGCGTTGCTCATCGCTGGTGGGCTCCTGGTTCGGTTCACCGCGCGATTCACCGTCACGCTCGTCACGAGCCCGTGGACATACGCGGCGATTGGCGCTGCACTCGTGCTCGGCTACACCTACCGAAACGGCTGGCGCCGCCGCGATACGCAGGTTACCGACTGGGACGAGCTGACGCTGAAGCAGGGCGGTGACTCGGTCGCGTACAAGGGTCGGTTCGTCGAGTTGAGTGGCCGCGCCGACGCGTTCATCCCGATCAAGGGGTGGTCCGGCGTGTTCTCGTCACCGCGACCGTACGCGAACGGCGAGATCGCGGCCGGACTGAACGAGTCGTTCGACCCGTGGCAGATGGACGAATCGAAGGCGGCGATCATCCGCCTCGAACCCGGGGAGAACGGCTCGCTTGTCAGTATCTCCGACACCGAGTGGGGCGGCAAGAAGATCGTCCAAGAGACGAACGGAGTGAAACCCGACCCCACGGGGAACCACACCTCGTTGCAGTGTTCGTTGCCGGACTTCGGTGACGAACGAGCGAACGAACTCCGCGAGCAGTTGGAGCAGTTGATGAGCGACCTGCACGACGCGTGGGGGGAGAACGACGCCCTCCGACGCCGCAATCGCAACCTGAAGGAACGAATGAACGAACCTATCGAAGACGAACTCGAACAGCGAATCGGACAGTACGAGCGCCTCGCCGCCGTGAGCTCGATCTCGCGTGGGCGCGGGCGGTCGCGTGGCGAGACGGTGCCGCCGAAACCGCGAGCGGACTTCGCTGGGAACGGGTCCGCAGCGAGCAACGGCGCTGACGCCGAATTCCAGCAGGTCGAGGAGGAACTGAGCGATGACGAGTAAGCGCATCAGCTTGCTTGTCGCGCTCGCTCTCATCGCGACGTTGTTCGGCCCGGCGATCTCGGTCGGGGTCGCGGCGCCGCAAACTACGGACGCCGAGCTCGCGATCAGCCAGCCGCACTACGTCGACGGCGAGATCCAGACGAGCAGCGCGAACGGCACGAGCGTCTATCAGGCCGGCGCCGTCCCGCTGTCGATCGTCCCGCAGAACTTTGCTGCCGACAACGTCGTCGACTACGGTATCGAGACCGACGGCGGTAACGCCGAACTCACCTACGACGAAGCGATGGACCGGTTCGTCTCCACGGCCGACGCGGATGGTACCTACGCGGTCTACTGGAGCGTCGAGCGGGAGGTCGCCGTCGAGAACGAGAGCGGAAACGGCAGTCGGATCGAGACGCGCCGCGAGCGGTATACCTCGAAGATCCGCCTGTCGGGGCTCACGGACATGGTCCACCAGCCTGCGGGAGACCTGGAAGCGACGCGCGAGCAAGCCGACAAGTGGAGTGAATGGAACGCGACCGTCAACGACGCCCGCGAGACCATCGGCAACGGCCTACTCGTCCAAATCGGCCTCGCGAGCCCGCCCACCACGCAGGAGACCTTGCAGGGGATGGTCAACGCCTATCTCACGTTCAAGGCGCCCCTGCACATGCTGACCGGAAACTACACGCAGATCCTCACGCTGATCACGTTCACCTTCGGTGGGTGGCTGTTCGTCGCGACAGTGATCCTGCCGCTGATCGTCGTGATCGCCGGGCTCGCGTACCGGTCGAACCGCTTCGAGATCACCGAGGCAGAGGAGGGGCGCCTCTCGAAGCGCGCTGGCGAGATGGCGAAACGCGAGGATCAGCAGTCGCTCGCGAACGATACGCACAACGACGTGTGGGACGACGACTACATCGCCTCAGCGATGCGTGCGGAGGGCGACGACCCGCTGACGGCGACGACCAACTGGCTCGCGAAGTTCCGGCCGCGCTACCAGTTCCACGCGCGGCTCCAAGCGATGGCCGCCGACGGATGGGTCGGAGTGGTCGACCGACGCGTCCGTAGTGACGGCGGCGAGGAGAGTGGTGATGGCGACAACGGTGCGAGTACTGACACGGAGACCGCGTCGATCGTCGACGCGCATGTCGCCCGCGAGGACGCGGTCGACGAGGACGCCGACACCGTCTCGCTCAACGTGACGCCCGACGACGACCTTCTCGACGCGCTCGACTGGAGCCAGGTCGAGATCTGGGAGGAGTTCGACCTCCTCGCGGCAGAGATCGACCCGGCAGAGGTGCGGACTACACCGGTCGACGTGTACGACCTGGAGGAACTCGTGGAGCTGACCGACCTCGACATGCGACAGTTCGAGGACGAGAGTCACGCCGCTCAGAACATGATCGAACTGTTCCAGTTCATTCGCGAGAACCCGCTGACCGACGAGCACGGCACGCCCGATACGCTTCGGTACGGGCTGGAACATCACCTGCGGGCGGCCCGGCTCCTCGACGAGCGCTTCCACATGCCGATCGACGGCTACATCGATCAGTTCGAGAAGGCGCTTGCGGAGTACGACGCCGGCGCCGACGCGAAGCGAACACTGGATGAGATCCGGGAGGGTGGTCATGCCTGATTTGCTCGCACTCGGAACCGTGCTCCAATCGGACGTGTCAGTCCCGTCGACGACGCCCGGGCAACAGTTCCTCGCGATCACGGTGACTGTCCTACTCGTGTTGGGCGCGATCATCGCCTATCGCCGGTCGCAGGTGTGGGGGTTGGCTGCCGAACACCGCGACGTTCGGGAAGACGTCCGCGCCCAACGCCGGCGCCAGACGCCCGCCGAACTGAAGCTCACTCCCGAGACGCTCGCCGACCTGCCAAAACACGAGCTTCGAGGGCGCGTCGACGACCTGTTCGACGCTGAGGCACGCGAGACTGTGACGCGCTTCCCGGGAGCGCTGCTTCGGATCTACCGGGCCGTTTCGGTCGCGTGGCGCGACCGCGTCGACTGGTTACCCAACCTTGCACGGAAGGCGTTCGGCCTCGCCGTCGCAGTCGTCGTCTTCGGCGCGGTTGCCGTGTCAAGCGACGCGGTAATTCGCCTGCTTCAGACCGACCCGACTGCGCCGCCACCGGGGTCGCTCGTCACGGTGCTCACCGGGGCCGGCCACACCGGCGTGGACGTAGTCGGGCTCTACCCGTTCGCGGGTCAGTTGTGGCAGCTCACGTTCGCCGGTGCGGTCCTTGCCGCGCAGTGGCTCTACCACCAGTGGGTACTGATCGCGGCCGCGCTCATCGCCATCGGTGTGAGCGTGATCGTGCTCGACGCGTGGGTGAGAGACCGCGAGGTACCTGACCGCGTGATTCACGATCGCCGCCGGGCGATCGGTACCGCGCTGGTGAGCGTTGCGAGCGTGTGGGTCGCCGGTGTCGCCCCCGTACTCGTGAGCCAGGAGTTCACGTCGCCGGTGTGGTCGGGGCTCGCCGTCGCACCGCTGTGGGTGGCGTTCCTCGCCGCTGGGATCGCGATGTTGCTGGGGTCCGGGGCGGTCTATCGCCTTACGCAGGGTCTCGGCGCCGCCTTCGCCATGTCGAGCATCGCTGACGACGGGTGGGCACCGGTCCTGGGCATCTGGCTGTCAGTGCTCACCGTTGGACTCGTAGTCGGCGCCGTCGGCCCGCGGGCGGTCGACCGAATCCGCGCGAACATCCGTGCCGTCGCAGGCGCCCGTGCGCGCCCCGTGGCGGCGTTGGTCGTCCTCCAGCGGGCACTGGGTGTTCTCTCCGTCGTCGCCGGCGTGCTGGCCGTCTCCTACGCGGTGGTCGGCGTGAGTGGCGGGGCGTGGGGCGCGGTCCTCGAGGCCGCCGCGACGGCGCCACCGGAGACACAAGCGCTGCTCGGCGTTACCGTGGTCGCGGTCGGGGCGCTGCTGGCGTACGCAGTCGTCGATTCGTGGGGTGACGTGTCTCGCGAGGTTCGCGCGGCGATGGCCCAGCAGGCGATCCGGGCGCAACTCCTTCGTCGCGGCGTCCCGTGGCTCGGCGTGTTCTTCGCGTACGCGCTCTTATCGATCATCCTCGGGAGCATCCCGCTCGCGTTCGCCGGGGCGATCGTCGCCGGCGTTGTTCTTCGGACGGGGGTGCGGCTGGCCGACGAGGCCGAGTACCGCGCCGACATCCGCGGGATGCTGGAGGGCGAACGCAAGCCCATCATCGTGGCCATCCGCGCCATGCGCGTCGACGTGGACGGGCGTGAGGCGTACTACGTCGACTGCAACGGCGAGCAGTTCCTCGATGTGAACCGAAGCGCTGTCGTCGACGATGTGGCGGCCCACGCCCTCGCCGCCGCGTGCGGTGATACGCCACCCGCGGCAGACTCCCGGAAGTTCGCCGACTACGTGTTCCGGATTGGGATCGGTGACCCCGGCAACTGGGACGAGAAACTCGACGAGCAGATCCGAAAGGCTGCGCTGAAGCCGTTCCGCCCCTCGCCAGTCCCGGTGATCGGGAGTCGGAGCCGGCGAGTCCGCCGAGCAACGTTCGACGAGGCGCTGTCGGAGTTCGAGGAGGCGCGCGTACAGCGCCGGCTACGCGAGGCCGACCTCGCACGGTGTCTCGACCGCGGCGAGCGTTCGGTCGTGTTGGAACGCCACCCGTTCACTGTCGACAGTGACGCCGGTGCGTGGTCGAGACTGAGCGGGTGACCGATGGACGCCTCACCCATCGGCCTCGCGGTGCTCATCGCGGCGTGGGCCGCCGTATCCGCCTCCGACTGGATTATCCCTCGGCTGCCGGCGTCGACCCGCGTCATCCTCGGTGATATCGACCTCACCGACCCCGAGTGTGTGGCGGCACTCGATCTGGCCTACGAGCGCGGACCCAGTCTAACGCTCTACTCACCTCGATCTCGTCAGGGTAGTTGACCACAGGGATCAGCCACACTCCGACCGGTGTATTCTAACCAGACGAGCTCATGCGCACGTAGATAATAGTGGCACGACTCCGGTTCCGTTTGGTTCTCCAATAACGATTTGATGCTGGGAGATGACGCTTCTATTTCCTCAATACGGGCGACGCTGTCGTCTTGAGATGACGATGACTCAAGCTCCGGATACCGAACGTCATCTGGGATAACACCGCCGGGATTCATTGCCCAAATCCCTCCGGAGACAAGGAGAACAAGCACAAGGACGGTCCCGAGCTCGAGCCGGTTTGAGGTCGCGAGTGAACGACCCTACTCTTCTCGCTGATTGCGGTGAGGGAGTGGAGTGCAATAGGGACGACCACGCTGATGAACGCCTAAAGTCACGACCTACGGGTAGGATGAGCATCGAGTAAGCCGTGATCACAACTCCACAATCATTGCTGATGTGTCACATTTGTTGGACTGGCTACCAGTACTATTGTAGATCACTCGACCTGAAGATTTGGCTGCATTGATATATTCGTTGGTTAGTCCCGAGAACGCCCCACAACTTCGAGCTACGTAAAGATAGTCAACGCTACCGTTACTGATTGCAGCGGGAGAAACGACTCTTACTGATGCCTCTCCAGTGAAATATGCAACTCTCTTCTTTTCGGATTCAGTCGGGACCAATATCTCTGATCGAACCTCGCCAGCACTGTATAAGAACAGTTCGTTGTAATTTTTCCAGCGAAGGACGACTATATCATTATTTGGATCTGTGGAATCAATCAAAGCATTGGCAGGCTGAACTTTTCCCTCTTTGAAATTATCCGTTAGAAAGACTCCGTGAATGCCTGCGTTTATTAGCAGTGGAATAAATAGGACAAGAACACATACAGTAACTGCCTGACGGGTGTCGATTGAGGAGAGAATTTTTGAAGCACCTTCGCCAATTCGCGAACCCGTAATAGCAGCTAAGCCGGAACCAAAGACGATGCAGATCGCCGGGAAAATAGGGAATATCTGACGTGTCTGAAAAACACCGATCCAACCTAGATTCTTGAGATTATATAGGATAAAGTACGTACCCAGCCAGAGCAACACAAGCCCACGCAATCCATTAATAGAAGAAGATCCTTTTAAATTGCGGATGCCTAGTATAATCAGGGCTGAGAGGATTATTGTAATTCCAAAGTATCCGACTAAATAAATAGGTCCAAGCGGTCCGGTAAAAGAAAGAAGCATATCAATCGTGCTAAGAATGTTCTGCTCCGTATCAAAACCGCGAAGATGCCACCAGAAGTCAAAATAAGAATATGCGGTATATCGCGCAAGGCGTTCTATGGGGCCGTAGTTGTTAATGAATAATGGATATGCGAAATAGCTCCCTTGTTCAGATGAGAACAACCCAATTACCTCTCTGATCGGCCCAAATACAAGATAGGATATCCCGGTTAGAAACGGTGGGATGATAAATGTAGTTACTTGAATCATTCCTTTTTTGAAGTATCTCTTATATATGAAGACACGCCACGCAGCGAATATACTGAATAGGATCCCAACGACAACTGCAGGAATAAACATAAGATATGCAAGGGTAAATGCGATACCTGACAATAAATAGGAGATCAGTTGACCTGATGCCTCAGCACGCAAAAAAAGCCAAACACCGATAACAACGAATGCCACACTTGCGACTTCCGCCAAGCCTCGTCCACTCATCACGATGATTTTAGGATAAAACGCGTAGAATGCTACTGCCCCGATGATTGAAATTTGAGATGAAAAGATTCGTTGACAAACGCGCACAAAGATGATCAATGAAACACAAGATATCAAGACATTGAATACCGCTATGGCTTTGATACCAATGAACGGTTGAAAAACAGGATAGGCTGCTGCTGATAATACGTCGAAAAAGGGCATACGAAGCGGATAGTAGCCTTCAAAATCAGCCACGTATTTGACGACCGACATACGGAGTGGATTGAATGCCGCATATATTTTCCACGCGAGCGGGAACAGGCCCCAATATGATAAGCGGAGGGCTATCCCTGCCACTACGATGTACTCTATCAGGTCCAACTGGTGTAGATCAAACTTCCTAAGCCGTATCATATTAAATAACTATCAAATACATATATTTTCTATCGTACCTATCGCGTTACACTGATGAAATATATCTTTTAGGATTTGCTGGTGTTCGATAGGAGGATATGATGACATCTATGAGAGTTTGCGGAGAATGTTCAAAGCGCCTTGTTCCGGTGCTTTGCGGTGTCCCTCTCCCGACTCCTCGGACTCCTCGGAAGTTGAATCAATGAACCACTCATACCCTCGTCGGAGACAGTCGGCATTGCTGTCTTGTGGCTCCCAGTTGAGGTCATCCCGGGCTCGGGAGATATCAAAGTAGAAGTCCTTGTCTATTGTTTTGTAATGGAACGTCGTGAGGGGGCTATAATCGAGAGTATCCAACGCCCACATCCCGAATTTTGTTGGAAGCCGAGGGAGGCTGGTCACCGTAGACCCCGTACCAGCGTGTGAAATCAAGCTTTCATACGCCTCACGCATGGTGCCAAACTCGTCAGTCCCGATGTTATATATCTGACCGATAGCAGTCTCAGAGTCAGCCGCAGCGATCGCAGCGGTAGCGATATCGCGACCGGACACCATCTGAAACGTGTTGTTACCACTCCCGACGAGGTACACACGTCGCCCCTGGCTGATCCACTCGAAGAGGATTTGAAAGATCCCAGCTCGGCGCTTGCCGACGACCGTCCGGGGTCGGATCACCGTGACATCCACGTCGGTTGCCTGAAGCGCCACTTCGTCGGCTTTTAATTTGGATTCGCTATACGGCCCCTTGGGCTGTAAGAGGCTATTCTCCGTGATCGGCAACTGATCAAGCGAATAGACGCTACTCGATCCCATATGGATGAATCGGTCCACAGACGCATCCTGAGCGGCGTTCATGGCCTGACGTGTCCCCTCGACATTCACCTGTCGAAACCGATCACCGGCTTTCGTCACCGGAACGAGCGCGACGTTATGGTAGACGGTGTCGACACCGTCCATCGCCTGCCGAATGTCGGTCGGATCGCGAATATCCCCCTCAACGTACTCAACCTGGTCGGCGCCGATTTCTGGAGGGTGTTGGTCGAATACACGGACGTCTGCACCTCGTTTCAGCAGTTGTTCCACAATATGGCCGCCTACGAACCCAGATCCACCCGTAACCAGCTTCATACGTCAACCTCCTCCGGGGATGATTGAATACTCTCTGATGTTCGTCGATACATCAGATACACAGACAGTGCGAGTACGGCGACGAACCAGAGCGTTGCTGCCCGGATAATCAACGTTGCACTGGCTGCTGTTGCTTCTCCGGCACCGAACACGATTAGGAACGCAGTCATCGAGCCTTCGGTTACACCGAGTCCGCCTGGCAACAAACTCACAGCACCAAGAATACTGGACAGTGCAAAGACGAAGGCCGCGGCGATCATGGTGACATCAGCTCCGAATCCTTGGAGAACGAGCCAGAGGCCGATGCACTCTAACCCCCACGAAAAGACACTGAGCACTGTCGTCACGCCCAGCGGGCGGGGGCTGAGCAGAGAGCGGGAGTTCGTGTACAGATTTCGCAACGCGTCGGTCTTCGTTCGGAGAATCGGGACAGATTCACTCAGCCCAATGACCCAATAGGACCCTCGTTCATACTGGAGCAGGAGAATTCCCGCGGAGATCGGAATCAGAAACAGCAGCAGGATGAGTGGTGACCGGTCGAATGCAAGGATCCCAAGCAGACTGATCAGCAGGACTCCCAAGAGATCGGTGATCCGCTCAGTGGCGATAACCGGCATCGTTCTACTCAGGGGCGTGCCCTGCTCGTCACGAATGAGCCAACACTTCCACATCTCACCGAGTTTACCGGGAGTCATAATCATGATTAGTCCGCTCCCAAAGATGTAGAAGCTCTTCCGGAGTGGGAGGTCAACGTCCACCTCCGAGAGAAGGTATTCCCACTTGACGAAGCGGAGAAATTGGTTTCCAAGAGTGAGGCCAAGTACGACTGGAAACAGCGTCCATTCGAACTTGCTGAATGCCTCGAGTAGGCTATTCAGATCAGCATAGATGCTGAGTGCAAGCGTTACGGCTAATCCGAACACGACGAACTGCCAGAGATTCCTTTGAAGATCCATCAGTCTCGGAGGCGGTTATACAGTTTCGCGCATTTCGTCCCGGCGTGCGATACGATTGAGCCGCGGCCTCCTACAGGAGACACACGGCCGTCCCGGAGAGATTGCTTCACCGGATCAGCCAGCGATTCACCTGCTCGAGCATCAGACGGGATCTCGAGATCTGTGTACGCTGTCCCGATCTCGTGGGCGAAGTGCGAATCGCTGCCGCCTGTTTTGGGGATCTCATATTGCTGGGCAAATTCGAGAGCTCGTCGGTTGTAGGCCGGTCTGACGCATCGAGAATTGATCGTCTCCACCGCGTCGAGGACATCCGTATACTCAGAGAGTGAAGAAAGGCCACTTCGCATCGCGTCGAACGGGTGGGGTGCGAGTGCAAGCCCTCCCTGGTCGTGGATTTCCTGAATGACCGTCCGCGGAGACTGCCACGGTTCAATCGGCTCCTCAAGAAAGAGCCCGATGATTTGCCCGTCTGGGGTATCGACTTCTTCGGCGGAGATCACGAGGAACTGATCACTCGCTGCCCGCCGTGCGGGACCGACACCATCCATCGTGTTGTGATCAGTAATAGCTACACCATCGAGACCGACAGATTCGGCCCGTCGGACTAGCGTTTCCGGGGCCATCCAGCCGCACTCCGGAGAACGATTCGTATGGGTCTGGAAATCGATTGAGAGTTTCACAGTGTGACCCCCAGCTGTGGATAGTACAGAATCGCCGAGAGCGTGAGACCCCACAATGCGAAGTTGGTCAGGAGCGGCCGGTCGAGGATCAGCTTCACTGGTTCGCTGTCTCCCTTCACTCCAACTGTTAGATAGACGTAACGGAAGACGGCGTAGAACGCAAACGGGATCGTGAGCATCATCAGTAGATCCCGGGCGAAGAACGTATACAAGGCATATGTCATCAGAAGCATTGTCGCGACACTTCCCAAGAGCAGTTTGAGGATCTCAGGAGAATACCCTTCGAGCGAGCTTCGAATCGCGGCTGGGTTGTCCACCTCTTGGTACTCCCCCCAGCGTTTCGAGACGCCGAACATCATCGCTGCCAGAAACATGGAGAGAATCAGCCACGGGCTCATATCGGACGCCGTGAGGACGACCCCCGCGAGCGCTCGAAGGACGAAACCAGCACTGATACTAAACAGGTCAGCGAACATATACTGCTTCAAGATAGTACTATACAGGAAGTTCTGGGCAACGTAGACCCCGATAATAACCAGGAATGCCTGATTTAGCTGCCACGAAAGATAGGCGACCCCCACATAGAGAACGAGTGCCCAAACGACGGCGAGCCAAACCGAGACCTGTCCACTCGGGATTGGACGATGTTGTTTCCGGGGATGCTGTCGATCCTGCTCACGATCACGGAGGTCGTTGATAATATAGGTCCCTCCAGCTGCTCCGGAGAACAAAACGACACCAAGCGTCGTGTTGATCCACGCTGTCAACTCAAGAGCCGACCCGGAGAAGACGACCGGGATGTAGAGGATCAACTGCTTGTACCACTGCCACGGCCGGAGTGTGTACACCAGGCCACTGAGAGTTGAATCGCCGACAGATTCGAGATCCGGTGCAATCATGCAGATCAGCTACAACTCGCCGTGCTCTCGCGCCCACTCAACGCCCTCGCGCATGCCTTCAGTGAGATCAGTTGGGGGTTCCCAGTCGAGTTCGTCCATCGCCTTCGAGGGGTCACACGCGATATGGCGCGACATCTCGCCAGCGACGTGGATATTCTGCTCATACAATCCCAAATTACCGAGCGTCACATCGGCAATCTCCATGAGGCGCGAGATAGGAGTCGGGACGTAGAGCGGACGGAGATCGTCCGCTACGCCAAGCAGATTAGCAATCGTTCGGTAGATGTAGTTTGTCGTATACGGTTTCTCATCCGCGATCCAGTATGTCTCATTTTTGGAGACATCTGGCTGGTTCATAACCGAGATCAACGCCTCGACAAGGCTCGGAACGTACGTCATACTCCGGAGATTCATCCCGTTCCCGAAGACGATCGGATGGCCGCCTTTGATCATGTCCATCAGGCGGTTCATCCGGTCGGGCTGTCGCGGTCCGTAGTACCAGCAGGGTCGGACGATGGTATAGTCCAGGCCGAATTCCTGATGATACCGCCGGACGTGTTGTTCGGCCTCGTACTTCGACTCGCCGTAGTTACTCTCGGGCTGACACGGCATCTCCTCCGTCATCAGCTCGTTCGGGGAATCGTTGAATCCTTGAGCGGCGTTCGATGAGACGTAGACAAACTGCTCGATATCATAGTCGTTCGCGACCTCGAGCATGTTCTTGGTACCATCAGCGTTGATGTCGAAAAACATGTCAGAGCC
Protein-coding sequences here:
- a CDS encoding decaprenyl-phosphate phosphoribosyltransferase, whose product is MIAPDLESVGDSTLSGLVYTLRPWQWYKQLILYIPVVFSGSALELTAWINTTLGVVLFSGAAGGTYIINDLRDREQDRQHPRKQHRPIPSGQVSVWLAVVWALVLYVGVAYLSWQLNQAFLVIIGVYVAQNFLYSTILKQYMFADLFSISAGFVLRALAGVVLTASDMSPWLILSMFLAAMMFGVSKRWGEYQEVDNPAAIRSSLEGYSPEILKLLLGSVATMLLMTYALYTFFARDLLMMLTIPFAFYAVFRYVYLTVGVKGDSEPVKLILDRPLLTNFALWGLTLSAILYYPQLGVTL
- a CDS encoding NAD-dependent epimerase/dehydratase family protein, encoding MQILITGAPGWLGTELVKQLDETEHDVHCLVLPREDTSELEPYDITEHSGNILKPETLDAAFSDDVDVVFHCAGIIHPPDLFGSDMFFDINADGTKNMLEVANDYDIEQFVYVSSNAAQGFNDSPNELMTEEMPCQPESNYGESKYEAEQHVRRYHQEFGLDYTIVRPCWYYGPRQPDRMNRLMDMIKGGHPIVFGNGMNLRSMTYVPSLVEALISVMNQPDVSKNETYWIADEKPYTTNYIYRTIANLLGVADDLRPLYVPTPISRLMEIADVTLGNLGLYEQNIHVAGEMSRHIACDPSKAMDELDWEPPTDLTEGMREGVEWAREHGEL